One genomic segment of Brevibacillus laterosporus LMG 15441 includes these proteins:
- a CDS encoding NUDIX hydrolase: MKEISAGGVVYRKRDGEISLLMIKDRFGKVTVAKGKQELGETLMQTAIREIEEETGIQGELGPLLEVVHYTYQHPIQQILIEKEVHYYLVKALTDQVTVQVEEIDAVQWLKPEAAWELHEQAGYENNRSVLRKALETLGIQVI; the protein is encoded by the coding sequence ATGAAGGAAATCTCCGCAGGCGGTGTCGTCTACCGAAAACGAGATGGAGAGATTAGCTTATTGATGATCAAGGATCGTTTTGGCAAGGTAACGGTTGCGAAAGGCAAGCAAGAACTAGGCGAGACCTTGATGCAGACTGCTATTCGAGAAATTGAAGAGGAAACGGGCATACAAGGGGAACTAGGCCCATTGCTAGAGGTTGTTCACTACACCTACCAGCATCCGATTCAGCAAATTTTGATCGAAAAAGAAGTACATTATTATTTAGTCAAAGCGTTGACGGATCAAGTAACGGTTCAGGTAGAAGAAATCGATGCAGTGCAATGGCTCAAGCCAGAGGCTGCTTGGGAACTACACGAACAAGCCGGTTACGAGAACAACCGCAGTGTGTTACGAAAAGCTTTGGAAACCTTGGGAATACAGGTTATATAG
- a CDS encoding CidA/LrgA family protein, producing MYGWIILFAFYGIGVIFHNYLYIPLPGSLIGLILLTTSLVTKLVPLRLVEGAADFLLKNMLLFFVPIIVGVTPYFHYLEQKPLAILVALVAGPVAVMMVTGIVVQKWRDWEKRKEDVLLQQSERGD from the coding sequence ATGTACGGATGGATTATCCTGTTTGCCTTTTACGGTATAGGTGTTATCTTTCATAATTACCTGTATATTCCTCTTCCAGGCAGTCTCATTGGGCTTATACTTTTGACAACGAGTTTGGTAACAAAGTTGGTACCATTGCGATTAGTGGAAGGGGCGGCAGATTTTTTACTCAAAAACATGCTCTTGTTTTTTGTCCCTATTATCGTTGGAGTTACACCTTATTTTCATTATTTGGAGCAAAAACCGCTTGCCATCCTTGTGGCATTAGTGGCAGGTCCAGTAGCTGTCATGATGGTAACCGGAATTGTGGTCCAAAAATGGCGTGACTGGGAAAAACGAAAAGAGGATGTACTTCTACAGCAAAGTGAACGGGGGGACTGA
- a CDS encoding LrgB family protein, with amino-acid sequence MWEVIAILLTLAGYMVAKMVSKKYPFVQPMIAASILVWLVWWLINSDWQLYDKGGSYISFFLGPATVALAIPLAKQFKQVLELWKAILAGVASGCIVAISSSWFMIWIMGGDQTLIRSMISKSVTTPISVELTNTIGGIPALAALFTAVTGIVGSLLYRLVIRVGRISDDWAIGLAVGTSAHAVGTAGMMNQSQRKAAASSLAMILAGIITSIYFIPIQMLLS; translated from the coding sequence ATGTGGGAGGTTATCGCGATTCTCCTAACACTAGCTGGTTATATGGTAGCTAAAATGGTATCAAAAAAATATCCGTTTGTGCAGCCAATGATAGCAGCGTCGATTTTAGTGTGGTTAGTGTGGTGGCTCATCAATAGTGATTGGCAACTCTATGATAAAGGGGGCTCGTATATTTCTTTCTTTTTAGGGCCGGCAACAGTAGCGTTAGCCATCCCATTGGCAAAACAATTTAAACAGGTATTAGAGCTATGGAAAGCTATTTTAGCTGGTGTCGCTAGCGGATGTATTGTGGCGATTTCTTCATCATGGTTCATGATTTGGATAATGGGAGGAGATCAAACCCTGATTCGTAGCATGATTTCTAAATCAGTCACGACTCCTATCTCGGTTGAATTAACCAATACAATTGGAGGAATACCTGCATTAGCGGCCTTATTTACAGCCGTAACAGGTATTGTGGGAAGCTTGTTATATCGGCTTGTCATACGTGTGGGACGCATCTCAGATGATTGGGCCATTGGATTAGCAGTGGGAACCAGCGCTCATGCAGTCGGCACAGCAGGTATGATGAATCAGAGTCAACGAAAAGCTGCGGCGTCTAGCTTGGCAATGATCTTAGCGGGAATTATTACATCTATTTATTTTATCCCGATTCAGATGCTGCTTTCTTAA
- a CDS encoding Na/Pi cotransporter family protein, which produces MLYHILLPFFMGLSFFLLGLYAMRIGFNQLAGRRMELIITRFTRSTTHSFFSGLFSTFVLQSSTAVTVLTIGLTQAGIIGFSQTIGIILGTNVGSTITTELIALHLEDFAVPLLLIGVAMWLQPKRRSKAIGLIIGGFGLIFLGIDTMQVIAKPLENSQTFRTLFLESKHSLWIGLLTGTVFSALVHSSAATTAITMTLISYGVFSMDTAISIVLGGNIGTCITAIIASIGTNTASKQVAWCHTLFNVVGGLVFLPFVSMLAYLAGLLTTNPSMQIAHAQTIFNLLCSVIALPFASSIAKGIQWLIPEHK; this is translated from the coding sequence ATGTTATATCACATCTTGTTGCCGTTTTTCATGGGACTCAGTTTCTTTTTGCTTGGACTGTACGCTATGAGAATTGGCTTTAATCAATTAGCAGGACGGCGAATGGAACTGATTATAACACGTTTTACCCGTTCAACAACACATAGTTTTTTTTCTGGTCTTTTTTCTACCTTTGTTTTGCAAAGCTCCACGGCTGTTACGGTCTTAACAATCGGGCTGACGCAAGCAGGGATTATTGGCTTCTCACAGACTATTGGAATCATTTTAGGTACCAATGTAGGTTCTACGATTACTACAGAATTAATTGCGCTACATCTCGAGGATTTTGCCGTTCCTCTGTTATTAATCGGAGTGGCTATGTGGTTACAGCCCAAGCGTAGATCAAAAGCAATAGGACTAATTATTGGGGGATTTGGCCTCATATTTCTAGGCATTGATACGATGCAAGTCATTGCCAAGCCTTTAGAAAACTCACAAACGTTCCGAACCTTATTTCTTGAAAGCAAGCACTCCCTTTGGATTGGTCTTTTGACTGGGACAGTCTTTTCAGCCTTAGTTCACAGTAGTGCTGCTACAACAGCCATTACCATGACATTAATATCCTACGGAGTCTTTTCCATGGACACAGCCATCTCCATCGTTTTAGGTGGTAACATCGGTACCTGTATCACCGCCATCATTGCTAGCATTGGAACAAATACCGCTTCCAAGCAAGTGGCTTGGTGCCACACGCTATTTAATGTAGTAGGGGGACTTGTATTCCTCCCATTTGTATCAATGCTAGCTTATTTAGCAGGATTATTGACAACCAATCCTTCTATGCAAATTGCCCATGCGCAAACGATTTTTAACTTATTATGCTCCGTAATTGCTCTCCCCTTCGCTTCTAGCATAGCCAAAGGAATTCAGTGGTTAATCCCAGAACACAAATAA
- a CDS encoding class I SAM-dependent rRNA methyltransferase, protein MTKVLLQRNRKKRLEAGHPWVFQSEVLEIQGDFLAGDIVEICNHQGHFLAKGYINPDSQMIVRVMSYNPKEEIDYDFFVRRFREAKETRERFVNNPRACRVIYGEADFLPGLIVDRYNDVLVMQVLSMGMDIRLDMIKMALIEVFEPAGIYLRNDVPVRELEGLEQGKGVLYGECPAEIEIEENGLKYVVDIVEGQKTGFFYDQRENRAAIAPLMTGWGEKHGIKLLPIGEDDEPIYDKKGKKRDVLPKMDEAGQPIQRPVDRRGKVMKNPFWDGAEVLECFTHTGSFTLNACKHGAKKVTALDISEHAIETAKRNVGLNGYLHRVDFVVANAFDYLRENVEAGKNWDVVILDPPAFAKSRGAVKGACRGYKDINLHGMKLVRPGGYLVTASCSYHMSPDLFLETIQQAAYDAKKILRLIEWRGAGKDHPQISGADEGHYLKFAIFEVRDRK, encoded by the coding sequence GTGACGAAAGTATTATTGCAACGAAATCGTAAAAAGCGTTTGGAAGCAGGTCATCCTTGGGTGTTTCAATCCGAAGTATTGGAGATTCAGGGAGATTTTCTAGCTGGGGATATCGTAGAAATTTGTAATCATCAAGGACATTTTTTAGCAAAAGGCTATATTAACCCTGATTCCCAGATGATCGTGCGTGTAATGAGCTATAATCCAAAAGAAGAGATTGATTATGACTTTTTTGTTCGTCGGTTCCGCGAGGCAAAAGAAACACGTGAACGCTTTGTAAACAATCCTAGAGCTTGTCGCGTCATATATGGAGAGGCAGATTTTTTACCGGGTCTTATTGTGGACCGTTATAACGATGTTCTGGTTATGCAAGTTCTATCTATGGGGATGGATATCCGTCTCGATATGATTAAAATGGCTTTGATAGAAGTATTTGAGCCCGCCGGCATTTATTTGCGCAATGATGTGCCTGTGCGAGAGCTAGAAGGATTGGAACAAGGAAAGGGCGTTTTGTATGGAGAATGCCCGGCTGAGATTGAGATCGAGGAAAACGGTTTGAAATATGTCGTGGATATTGTGGAAGGGCAGAAAACAGGTTTTTTCTACGATCAGCGTGAAAACCGAGCAGCGATTGCTCCGTTAATGACCGGTTGGGGAGAAAAACATGGCATCAAGCTTTTACCAATAGGCGAAGATGATGAGCCTATCTACGACAAAAAAGGTAAAAAACGCGATGTGTTACCAAAGATGGATGAAGCGGGTCAACCAATCCAGCGCCCAGTAGATAGACGCGGTAAAGTAATGAAAAATCCATTCTGGGATGGAGCAGAAGTATTGGAATGCTTTACACATACGGGTTCCTTTACTCTAAATGCTTGTAAGCACGGTGCAAAGAAGGTAACAGCACTCGATATCTCGGAGCATGCTATCGAAACAGCAAAGCGCAATGTTGGACTTAATGGATATTTACATCGAGTTGATTTTGTGGTAGCAAATGCCTTTGATTATCTGCGCGAAAATGTGGAAGCGGGTAAGAACTGGGATGTTGTCATCCTAGATCCTCCGGCCTTCGCAAAATCTCGTGGTGCAGTAAAAGGTGCTTGCCGTGGTTACAAGGATATTAATCTACACGGCATGAAACTAGTACGTCCAGGGGGGTACCTAGTAACAGCATCATGTTCGTATCATATGTCACCAGATTTATTTCTGGAAACCATTCAGCAAGCAGCATATGATGCGAAAAAGATTTTACGTTTAATAGAATGGCGTGGCGCTGGCAAAGACCATCCGCAAATTAGTGGAGCGGATGAAGGACACTATTTAAAATTTGCGATTTTTGAAGTAAGAGACCGTAAATAA
- a CDS encoding dienelactone hydrolase family protein, with amino-acid sequence MYFLRSGEKRLLVILPEIYGLNQHMLEVCRQYANQSWDVFGFSWYKEIPFFLQKEEEQAYQRFMSIGFEQATSQVAEVLQNQRPIYQHIVVMGFSVGATVAWLLAGYTGLCDGSVGYYGSRIRHYTNIIPKVPALLLYGQSEPAFDLSALLQTLARTPEVILEQYPALHGFSNPYSSHYQPVAASLADEDVQQFLDNLTR; translated from the coding sequence ATGTATTTCTTGCGTAGCGGCGAAAAAAGATTATTGGTAATTCTACCTGAGATATATGGGCTTAATCAGCACATGCTAGAGGTTTGCCGACAGTATGCCAATCAATCGTGGGATGTGTTCGGCTTCTCCTGGTACAAAGAAATACCTTTTTTCCTCCAAAAAGAAGAAGAGCAGGCTTACCAACGTTTTATGTCTATTGGCTTTGAACAAGCCACTAGTCAAGTAGCTGAAGTGCTACAAAATCAACGTCCAATATACCAACACATTGTTGTGATGGGCTTTAGCGTTGGCGCAACAGTCGCTTGGTTACTAGCAGGGTACACAGGCCTATGCGATGGTAGCGTTGGTTACTACGGTTCCCGTATCCGTCACTATACGAACATCATTCCCAAAGTCCCTGCTCTTCTTCTTTACGGACAGTCTGAGCCTGCATTTGATCTCTCTGCTTTATTGCAAACACTAGCCAGAACCCCGGAGGTTATCTTAGAACAGTATCCAGCCCTTCATGGTTTTAGCAATCCATATTCCAGTCACTATCAGCCGGTTGCTGCATCGTTAGCAGATGAGGACGTGCAACAATTCTTAGATAATCTAACAAGGTAA
- a CDS encoding D-alanine--D-alanine ligase encodes MGNKIRLGIIYGGKTSEHEVSLLTALSIMKAVDKNKYEVQPIYVQMDGTWLKGGPIADQVLESVNVLRLDGGVSSGSNDHDQEKQGQITLAGNQSLMGKPANVMSIHQEVDVIFPVIHGPNGEDGTVQGLLELADIPYVGTGVMASAVGMDKLMMKNVFAQAGLDQVQYMGFLRSQIEREVDSVMNQIEQKLGYPCFVKPANMGSSVGITKAKDRDDLRGALELACKFDRRIIVEEFIKAREVEIGVLGNEELRTSVIGEVIAAKEFYDYEAKYKGGGTDLKIPADLPQQVADRIAEMAKTAFQALDGSGLSRVDFFYDEENDRVVINEVNTMPGFTPFSMYPMLFAEAGIPYAELIDQLVQLGLERYEEKQRNIVAAEELE; translated from the coding sequence ATGGGAAACAAAATCCGATTGGGCATTATTTACGGAGGAAAGACATCTGAGCATGAGGTATCGCTCTTAACGGCCCTTTCTATTATGAAGGCAGTAGATAAAAATAAATATGAAGTACAACCGATCTATGTACAAATGGATGGGACTTGGTTAAAAGGTGGACCTATCGCAGATCAAGTCCTTGAAAGTGTGAATGTGCTACGCTTAGATGGGGGAGTATCTTCTGGTAGTAATGATCATGATCAAGAAAAGCAAGGGCAAATAACTCTTGCGGGTAACCAATCACTGATGGGTAAGCCAGCTAATGTGATGTCCATTCATCAGGAAGTAGATGTTATTTTTCCAGTGATTCATGGACCAAATGGTGAGGATGGTACTGTACAGGGTTTATTAGAATTAGCAGATATTCCTTATGTGGGTACAGGAGTTATGGCATCTGCAGTGGGAATGGACAAATTGATGATGAAAAATGTTTTTGCTCAAGCAGGTCTTGATCAAGTTCAATACATGGGCTTCTTACGTTCTCAAATCGAGCGTGAAGTAGACAGCGTTATGAACCAGATTGAACAAAAGCTAGGCTATCCTTGTTTTGTAAAGCCAGCCAATATGGGTTCTAGTGTTGGAATTACTAAAGCTAAAGACCGAGACGATTTGCGTGGAGCTTTGGAACTTGCTTGTAAATTCGATCGTCGTATTATTGTTGAAGAGTTCATTAAAGCCCGTGAAGTAGAAATTGGTGTATTAGGGAATGAAGAATTACGCACCTCCGTCATTGGGGAAGTTATTGCAGCCAAAGAATTTTATGATTATGAAGCGAAATATAAAGGTGGAGGTACTGATCTCAAAATCCCAGCTGATCTACCACAGCAAGTAGCCGATCGTATTGCTGAGATGGCAAAAACGGCATTTCAGGCATTGGATGGCTCCGGTTTATCACGTGTTGATTTCTTCTATGATGAGGAGAATGACCGTGTAGTAATTAATGAGGTTAATACGATGCCAGGCTTTACCCCATTTAGCATGTATCCAATGTTATTTGCAGAAGCAGGCATTCCGTATGCTGAACTAATCGATCAACTTGTTCAACTAGGGCTAGAGCGTTATGAAGAAAAACAAAGGAATATTGTAGCAGCTGAAGAGCTAGAATAG
- a CDS encoding UDP-N-acetylmuramoyl-tripeptide--D-alanyl-D-alanine ligase — protein MLPTTLNTITKMARGILVQGNPEANVTSAHFDSRQLQPDSLFVPLVETRDGHDFIKQAQEAGAIATLVSDLSKVPATLPNDFGLILVNDTLTAFQKIASAYRNQFSIPFIAVTGSTGKTTTKDMISHLLASSRPICSTYKNFNNHIGLPFSILHVDNSHEAAVLELGMSHAGEIDLLASITRPTYSVITSIGEAHMEYFGSLEKIALAKAELLPHTAPEGRVYLNGDNEYLQKVKHLSDSPICYYSVKGPADLWASDLLTDDKGTHFTVHFEDQQTLRVFMPLFGTYNVSNALPAIGIAREQGMSLEEIQQAMATLSISGMRFEIHTSQNGMIIVNDAYNANPLSMKASIENFADLFQDRTKVLIVGDLLELGSDSQALHAEVGEYVSKWDDRFTCMVTIGEDSRFIGEHYQGESHHFSSKEEAIVYLRSLVKPHSAVLLKASRGMKLETLLPSLLEI, from the coding sequence ATGCTACCCACTACTTTAAATACCATTACTAAAATGGCGCGAGGGATACTCGTTCAAGGGAATCCCGAAGCCAATGTTACCAGCGCTCACTTTGACAGCCGTCAATTACAACCCGACAGTTTATTTGTACCACTGGTAGAAACACGCGATGGACATGATTTTATCAAGCAGGCTCAGGAAGCTGGAGCAATCGCCACACTGGTATCCGACTTGTCAAAAGTTCCAGCTACTCTTCCTAATGATTTCGGTTTGATTCTTGTAAATGACACTTTGACAGCATTCCAAAAAATAGCAAGTGCTTATCGAAATCAGTTTTCTATTCCATTCATTGCAGTTACAGGCAGTACAGGAAAAACAACTACGAAAGATATGATTTCTCACCTTCTAGCTAGTTCACGTCCTATTTGCAGTACGTATAAAAACTTTAACAATCATATCGGTCTTCCCTTTTCCATCCTACATGTAGATAATAGTCACGAAGCCGCAGTTCTAGAGCTCGGCATGAGTCATGCTGGAGAGATTGATTTATTAGCTTCTATTACAAGACCAACCTATAGCGTGATTACAAGTATTGGTGAGGCGCATATGGAATACTTTGGTTCACTAGAAAAAATTGCTCTAGCAAAAGCAGAACTATTGCCGCATACTGCACCAGAAGGACGTGTTTATTTGAATGGAGATAACGAATACCTCCAGAAAGTTAAACACTTATCTGATAGCCCGATTTGCTATTATTCCGTGAAAGGCCCTGCTGATCTATGGGCATCGGATTTACTTACAGATGATAAAGGTACGCACTTCACTGTCCACTTTGAAGATCAGCAAACCCTGCGTGTATTTATGCCGCTATTTGGGACCTATAATGTATCTAATGCCTTACCAGCTATCGGAATTGCCCGTGAGCAAGGGATGAGCCTTGAGGAGATTCAACAAGCAATGGCTACCCTAAGCATTTCAGGTATGCGGTTTGAAATTCATACATCTCAAAATGGGATGATTATCGTCAACGATGCCTACAATGCCAATCCCTTATCCATGAAGGCGTCTATTGAAAACTTTGCAGACCTTTTTCAAGACCGCACCAAAGTACTAATCGTAGGTGATCTATTGGAATTAGGCTCAGATAGCCAAGCATTACACGCTGAAGTAGGAGAATACGTATCAAAGTGGGATGACCGCTTTACTTGTATGGTAACTATTGGAGAGGATTCACGGTTTATCGGAGAACACTATCAGGGAGAAAGCCATCATTTTAGTTCTAAGGAAGAAGCGATCGTCTACCTCCGTTCTTTAGTAAAACCACATTCTGCCGTTTTACTAAAAGCTTCCCGAGGCATGAAGTTAGAAACACTGCTACCTTCCTTGCTGGAGATTTAA
- the rpsU gene encoding 30S ribosomal protein S21: MAEVRVRKNESLESALRRFKRENAKAGVLAELRKRRHFEKPSIARKKKSEAARKRKF, translated from the coding sequence ATGGCAGAAGTACGCGTTAGAAAAAATGAATCTTTGGAGAGCGCGCTTCGTCGTTTTAAGCGTGAAAATGCTAAAGCTGGAGTGTTGGCTGAGCTTCGTAAGCGTCGCCACTTTGAAAAGCCTAGCATTGCTCGTAAGAAAAAATCCGAAGCGGCTCGTAAACGTAAGTTCTAA
- a CDS encoding GatB/YqeY domain-containing protein, which translates to MSVMEQLNHDMKQAMKDKSVLKLSVIRMVKATIKNEEIKLGRDLSDDEVLTILTRELKQRRDSLHEFEKAGREDLATKTRDELDIILAYMPAQLSEDEIRQIVREAVAAVGATSKKEMGKVMGAIMPKVKGKADGNLVQQIVSEELPS; encoded by the coding sequence ATGAGTGTAATGGAGCAACTCAATCACGATATGAAGCAAGCTATGAAGGACAAATCGGTCTTAAAGCTCTCCGTTATTCGCATGGTCAAAGCCACCATTAAAAACGAAGAGATTAAGTTGGGTCGAGATCTGTCCGACGATGAAGTGCTGACTATCTTGACCCGTGAGTTAAAGCAACGCCGTGACTCCCTCCATGAGTTTGAGAAAGCCGGTCGCGAGGATTTAGCGACAAAGACACGTGACGAGTTGGATATTATATTGGCTTATATGCCTGCTCAATTAAGCGAAGATGAGATTCGTCAAATCGTTCGCGAGGCTGTAGCTGCTGTTGGCGCTACATCCAAAAAAGAGATGGGCAAAGTCATGGGAGCCATCATGCCTAAAGTAAAAGGCAAAGCTGACGGCAACCTTGTCCAACAAATCGTCTCTGAAGAATTACCTTCATAA
- a CDS encoding NfeD family protein, producing MRQHLAFTRMFTCMLALMMFAGGMLAWTAWSQPVEAAGKRVFYVPVEQDIERGLESFLRRAFQQANEQRADVVILDINTPGGDVVSAGNIGALIRSAPMKVVAYINNQAFSAGTYIALNANEIVMEPGSSIGAAAPIDVQGNAAPVKITSGWAQMMEEAAKLNGRDASVAKAMVYIDQDFAGLKKKGEVLSLGAEEAQKLGYADKIVRSKAELFQYVGVNESEIVHISPTPTEKVARFVTNPVVLSCLLLIGMLGVIIELFAPGFGVAGTIGILSFTLYFFGHFVAGFANWLDIGLFIIGVILMILEIFLPGGIVGFLGFASMSTGLVLAAYDTKQGLTSLGIAAIITLIVAFILAKYFGLRGTWSKFVLKEEQHRDTGYVAPKNQNDLLGKTGVALTNLRPAGVILIGEQRIDAVSAGGYIAAGSEIKVVQVEGARIVVQDWKNESKG from the coding sequence TTGAGACAGCATCTAGCCTTTACTCGCATGTTTACCTGTATGCTTGCTCTTATGATGTTTGCTGGAGGAATGTTGGCTTGGACAGCTTGGTCTCAGCCTGTAGAAGCAGCAGGTAAACGCGTTTTTTATGTGCCTGTTGAGCAAGATATTGAGCGTGGTCTTGAAAGCTTTTTGCGACGTGCTTTTCAACAAGCCAATGAACAACGCGCTGATGTCGTTATTCTTGACATTAATACTCCAGGTGGAGATGTGGTTTCGGCTGGTAATATTGGTGCATTGATTAGGAGTGCACCTATGAAAGTCGTTGCATATATTAACAATCAGGCTTTTTCAGCAGGAACTTATATTGCTTTGAATGCAAATGAGATTGTAATGGAACCAGGAAGTAGTATCGGGGCTGCTGCACCGATTGATGTACAAGGTAATGCTGCTCCAGTGAAAATTACTTCTGGATGGGCTCAAATGATGGAGGAAGCAGCTAAGTTAAACGGCAGAGATGCTTCCGTAGCAAAAGCGATGGTTTATATTGATCAGGATTTTGCTGGATTAAAAAAGAAGGGGGAAGTTTTATCCCTTGGTGCTGAGGAAGCACAGAAACTAGGCTATGCTGATAAAATTGTTCGTAGTAAAGCAGAATTGTTTCAATATGTAGGGGTAAATGAGAGTGAAATTGTACACATTTCTCCTACTCCTACCGAGAAGGTCGCAAGGTTTGTAACCAATCCAGTTGTTCTAAGCTGTCTCTTGTTAATTGGAATGCTGGGAGTCATTATTGAGTTGTTTGCTCCGGGGTTTGGAGTTGCGGGCACTATTGGTATTTTGTCCTTTACACTCTATTTCTTCGGACATTTTGTGGCAGGTTTTGCTAATTGGCTGGATATTGGACTGTTTATTATTGGGGTCATTTTGATGATTCTAGAAATCTTTTTACCGGGTGGCATCGTAGGCTTCCTTGGGTTTGCAAGCATGTCCACAGGTCTAGTATTAGCTGCTTACGATACAAAACAAGGGCTTACATCTCTGGGGATTGCGGCGATTATTACCCTTATTGTAGCGTTTATACTGGCTAAATATTTCGGATTAAGAGGTACCTGGAGTAAATTTGTTCTAAAAGAGGAGCAGCATAGGGATACAGGGTATGTCGCTCCTAAAAATCAAAATGATCTACTTGGGAAAACTGGTGTAGCATTAACTAATTTGCGCCCTGCTGGAGTGATCTTGATTGGCGAACAACGTATTGATGCTGTAAGTGCAGGTGGATACATTGCGGCTGGCAGCGAAATAAAAGTGGTTCAAGTAGAAGGAGCACGGATTGTCGTGCAAGATTGGAAAAATGAAAGTAAGGGGTAG
- the floA gene encoding flotillin-like protein FloA (flotillin-like protein involved in membrane lipid rafts), with protein MDTSMISFVFMIAVVIIVLSVFFSFVPVMLWISALASGVNVSILTLVAMRLRRVTPARIVNPLIKARKAGLDLNTNQLESHFLAGGNVDRVVDALVAAQRADIPLGFERAAAIDLAGRDVLEAVQMSVNPKVIETPIIAAVAMDGIEVRAKAKVTVRANIDRLVGGAGEETIIARVGEGIVTTIGSSNKHKDVLENPDLISQTVLNKGLDAGTAFEILSIDIADVDVGKNIGAQLQTDQAEADKRIAQAKAEERRAMAVATEQEMKARVEEMKAKVVESEAEVPLALAEALRSGKLGVMDYYNMQNIMADTAMRESFGDPEGTKKNDIDKK; from the coding sequence ATGGACACAAGCATGATATCTTTCGTGTTTATGATCGCGGTTGTCATCATTGTATTGTCTGTTTTCTTTTCATTTGTACCGGTAATGCTATGGATTTCTGCTTTAGCTTCAGGTGTGAACGTGAGTATTCTAACATTGGTAGCAATGCGTTTGCGTCGTGTAACACCGGCCCGTATCGTCAATCCGTTAATTAAGGCGCGTAAGGCTGGACTTGACCTTAATACGAATCAATTAGAGAGTCACTTTCTAGCGGGTGGTAATGTTGATAGAGTCGTAGATGCCTTGGTAGCAGCTCAACGTGCAGATATTCCACTAGGCTTCGAACGAGCAGCGGCGATTGACCTAGCTGGCCGTGATGTGTTGGAAGCAGTACAAATGAGCGTAAATCCGAAAGTGATTGAGACCCCAATTATTGCCGCAGTAGCGATGGATGGGATTGAGGTACGTGCGAAGGCGAAAGTAACAGTACGTGCGAATATTGATCGTTTAGTTGGTGGTGCTGGTGAAGAGACAATTATCGCTCGTGTTGGCGAAGGGATTGTCACAACTATCGGTTCGTCCAACAAACATAAAGATGTATTAGAAAACCCAGATCTTATTTCACAAACCGTGTTAAATAAAGGCCTAGATGCAGGTACAGCCTTTGAAATTCTATCGATCGATATTGCGGACGTAGATGTAGGTAAAAATATTGGCGCCCAATTACAAACAGACCAAGCAGAAGCTGACAAACGCATCGCGCAGGCAAAAGCAGAAGAACGTCGTGCTATGGCTGTGGCAACGGAACAAGAGATGAAAGCGCGCGTTGAAGAGATGAAAGCGAAAGTAGTGGAATCTGAAGCGGAAGTACCACTTGCTTTGGCTGAAGCATTGCGTTCAGGTAAGCTAGGTGTTATGGATTATTACAACATGCAGAACATCATGGCAGATACCGCTATGAGAGAATCATTTGGTGACCCTGAAGGTACGAAGAAAAACGACATAGATAAGAAATAG